A genomic stretch from Bacillus marinisedimentorum includes:
- the purQ gene encoding phosphoribosylformylglycinamidine synthase subunit PurQ has translation MKFAVIVFPGSNCDIDMYHAIKDSLGEEVEYVWHTADDLSEYDAVLLPGGFSYGDYLRSGAIAHFSKVMEAVKQAADEGKPVLGVCNGFQILLESGLLPGAMKRNRDLKFICRPVQLEVINNKTMFTGQYEENEVITIPVAHGEGNYYCDADTLKQLEEDNRIVFKYSGENPNGSLADIAGIINEEGNVLGMMPHPERATDALLGSADGLALFRSILKNWRESHVVTS, from the coding sequence ATGAAATTTGCGGTGATTGTGTTTCCGGGCTCCAATTGCGATATTGACATGTATCATGCGATTAAAGACAGCCTTGGAGAAGAAGTGGAATATGTCTGGCATACTGCTGATGACTTATCTGAATATGACGCTGTGCTGCTTCCGGGCGGTTTTTCATACGGTGACTATTTGCGCTCCGGAGCAATCGCCCACTTTTCAAAAGTGATGGAAGCGGTCAAACAGGCGGCGGACGAAGGAAAGCCGGTTCTCGGCGTTTGCAACGGCTTCCAGATTCTGCTTGAGTCAGGCCTGCTGCCGGGTGCGATGAAGCGCAACCGTGATCTGAAGTTCATTTGCCGGCCGGTACAGCTCGAAGTCATCAACAACAAAACGATGTTCACCGGCCAGTACGAAGAAAACGAAGTCATCACAATCCCGGTCGCACATGGGGAAGGGAATTATTACTGCGATGCTGATACGCTGAAACAATTAGAAGAAGATAACCGTATCGTTTTTAAATACAGCGGGGAAAACCCGAACGGCTCACTTGCTGATATCGCCGGCATCATCAATGAAGAAGGCAATGTTCTCGGCATGATGCCGCACCCGGAACGGGCAACGGACGCTCTGCTCGGCAGCGCCGACGGACTCGCCCTTTTCCGGTCAATCCTGAAGAACTGGAGGGAATCCCATGTCGTTACTTCTTGA
- the purS gene encoding phosphoribosylformylglycinamidine synthase subunit PurS — translation MYKVKVYVTLKQGVLDPQGKAVNNSLHKLGYDEVEDVRIGKYMELTVNDTANIEERIEEMCDKLLANPVIEDYRYEIEEVVSQ, via the coding sequence ATGTACAAGGTAAAAGTATACGTAACGCTAAAACAAGGGGTCCTCGATCCGCAGGGAAAAGCTGTGAACAATTCTCTTCACAAGCTGGGTTACGATGAAGTCGAAGATGTCAGGATCGGCAAGTATATGGAACTGACAGTGAATGATACAGCAAACATTGAGGAACGCATTGAAGAAATGTGTGATAAATTGCTTGCCAATCCGGTCATTGAAGATTACCGATATGAAATCGAGGAGGTTGTCTCCCAATGA